The Thermoplasmata archaeon DNA segment GAGCATGTCCTCGGCCGCGGCCAGGTTGATTTCCTGGCGTCCCTTGCTCCCGGCCTTCAGGGCCTTCCAGATCGTGTCGTGCAAGGACGGAAACGCCTGGAGGTGCTCGGGCTTGAAGTAGTCCCCGTAGAGGATGCGGATCTCGGACTTGTAGATCTCCGCGTGCTGCTCCTTCGTGGCGATGTATCGCGTGAGCTTGTTGTGGTATTCCTGCCTCTGCTCGGCCGTCGCGTTGGGGCCGGGTTTCTCGAGCTGGCCAATCAGGTCGACCATGCGGATGACCGTGTGGGCCGCGAGCTGAGCGTGGTGCGGGTCGTAGATGCCGCACGGGATGTCGCAGTGGGCGTAGGCGACCGGCGCCGGACGGACACGGTCGAGGGCTCGGAGGAGTTTGTGTGCGACGGACATGGTCGCGCCGCAGGCGGCAGCCGTATTTAAACGTGAGGCGGCCCAGGGAACTTCGCGGTCACTTTGGATTCGCCGCGGCTTCCGGGATCGGAGGAACCGCGGGCGTCGTCTTCGGGAACTTCTGTCGGAATCGCAGCGCGACG contains these protein-coding regions:
- the sodN gene encoding superoxide dismutase, Ni, producing MSVAHKLLRALDRVRPAPVAYAHCDIPCGIYDPHHAQLAAHTVIRMVDLIGQLEKPGPNATAEQRQEYHNKLTRYIATKEQHAEIYKSEIRILYGDYFKPEHLQAFPSLHDTIWKALKAGSKGRQEINLAAAEDMLKLANEIAEAFWKTKSIATYRAKAPYPTARETVYPKLG